The Triticum aestivum cultivar Chinese Spring chromosome 3A, IWGSC CS RefSeq v2.1, whole genome shotgun sequence genome includes a region encoding these proteins:
- the LOC123058683 gene encoding formin-like protein 19 — translation MAGQKVNDARGEPRLLRRTATTTYSGATLPPPPPSSIASSGAPTHSPSRRAPLRAPPPSHLLLGTPPPLPSPATHPASRSGVVHPLGLGKFTAAGRRPRAQPELACLEDDLQD, via the exons ATGGCGGGTCAGAAAGTTAACGACGCCCGTGGTGAGccgcgcctcctccggcgcaccgccaccaccacctactCCGGCGCGACGCTGCCCCCACCTCCTCCCAGCtccatcgcctcctccggcgcgccGACGCACAGCCCCTCCCGACGGGCCCCTCTGCGGGCGCCGCCCCCATCCCACCTCCTCCTAGGCACGCCACCACCACTCCCGTCTCCGGCGACCCATCCCGCATCTCGATCTGGAGTGGTTCACCCCTTGGGGCTTGGGAAGTTCACCGCAGCCG GCCGGCGTCCCCGCGCCCAGCCGGAGCTCGCCTGCCTCGAAGATGATCTGCAGGACTAG